The window AATCTATTACGTGCTGAAATCGCTTCAAAATCAGCCACGTCGTTGCTGCTTTTAATTTCACCATAGCAGTGGTATACTAAAAGCTCCGAATGGTCTGATTTTCTTGCATTGCAACGCTTACAGTAAACACAGGACAGACTTCACTCCTGACCATTGTCAGGGCTGAGAAATCCTATTACAGAATCCGAGTCGAAGGCGTGCCACCTTTCAGCCTGAATAAGGGCGGATTCGAAAAAATCCTTAATAACTGTTTTTAATGAAAACTAGGTTTTCATTAGTTATCCTTTTTAAAGCTTTGTATTAAATCATAAATTGCACCACACTTATTATCAGCATAGAGACACGATGACAATTAAATTTTATGCCCCATTATGGGGGAATAACTTGGCTTTTGAAAGCTTCTGTAAGCAAGTGAAAGAAGCAGGATACCAGGGGGTAGAAATGGACCTTCCGCAGGAGACAAAACAGAAGGATCTTTTGCTGGCAATACTTAAGGACCATGATTTAGAATTGGTAGGACAATATTATCAATCCTTTGAAACAGACCCAAAAGCAAATTTGAATTCGTATGAAAAATATTTAAGACATTTGATTGCTGCTAACCCGGTATTGATCAATTGTCAAACGGGTAAAGATTATTTCGCCTTGGAGGAAAATTTACCTCTCTTTCAAGTGGCGGAAAGACTTTCTAAAGATTCAGGGATTCCCATTACCCATGAAACCCACCGAGGGAAGTGTTTGTATGCAGCCCCTGTCGCCAAACAGTATTTTGAAAGCCTTCCGAATCTACGCATTTGCTTGAACATCTCCCATTGGTGCAATGTCCATGAATCATTACTAGAAGACCAGAAAGAAATTGTTGATCTAGCCATATCTAGAACAGATCATATTCACAGCAGAGTAGGACATGCAGAAGGGCCTCAGGTAAATGATCCTAGAGCTCCGGAATGGGAAACAGCACTAGATGCTCATTTGAATTGGTGGGGAAAAGTAATTGAACTGCACAGGAATAGTGATAGGGATTTAACCATCTGTACTGAATTTGGTCCTTACCCTTATATGCCCACATTCCCTTATTCGGAAAAACCTCTGGCCAATCAATGGGAAATCAATGTTTATATGATGAATTTGTTAAAAAACAGGTTTCATATTTAATGTTGCTCTGAAGCGGGTTAAAAAAAATGAACTTTCTATATTCTGTTTACCCTTAAATAGGCTAGAGCTTATTACCCATATAATACCAAGGCTGACACCTATTTTTTTTTGTTATTCGCAGTTTTGAGTGTAATTTCAACGCTGGTTAATTCTTGGTGAAATAAGATTCGGTAAAATAACCTTATCACAAAGGGATATTCGATGCATAACAAAGGAATGAAAGAATAATTGAAAAGCATTTTGAATGATATTGACCTTATTAAAAGCCAGGTCCTATTAAATCTTAAATTTTATAATCCATTAGCTAAATTGCTTACTATAGAAATGAAACATACTGAGACTGTTGCTGCGTATTTTTTTCAACGGCCGAAAATTAAAGGTATTTTCGGTACACTTTCCATATTATTATTATTATTGATTTCGGCCTGTGGGGAAGCAGAGAAAGAGGACTTGATAACATCAGTGAACTTTGAAGAGCAGAGCTTTGCTCCATTTGTAGAGCCTGCATTTCCCTATATTACTACTTCTTTTGATGGTAGGAGTTTGGGAGAGGAGTTCCCAAAAAATAATATTTCTGGTAGAGTATTGGCTATAAAATTGGGGAACGATTCGTATGCTTGTTTTGATACAGATATGTTGCGTTGGTCTGTGGCTTGGACAGGTGAATTTATGCCAATGGTAACCATGGCACAGGTATCGTATGCAGAGTTTCATAACAAAGGCAACCAAATACCTACTATAGGAGGTGATCCCAAATTGGCTACAGGCACTTATCCAGGTTGGGCCATAGGGCAAGCAGCTGTCAAGGATCCCCGAAACCCATCTCCTCATCCAGATAGTCCCAAATGGGGTGCCATACCTGCAGAAATTGGCAGGTATGAAGGTGTTTACCCAGTAGATGACAAGGTTGTTCTTTCCTATACTGTGGGTGAAACACTTGTTTATGAATTACCGGGTAGTAGGCTCTATGAAGGGTTGTCTGTATTCAGCAGGAGATTTGCCATGGCTCCAGCAGAAGAGAAAACTTTTTTAATAGCGGCTGAAATTACTAATATTAGTAAAGTAGAACAGGAAGGAGACCAAGTAATGGTTTACCATGGGGACAAGGTGACAGCCATGGGCCTTGCTAAAGGTAGTGAAAAGGTAAACCTTTCTGTTAAAGATAACAGGTATCTGATAGCTGAAGTTGCTGCACATACTTCTACTGTAGATTTTGAATTGATACTATGGAATGGTGAGGGAACTGAAAAGGATAAATTTGCTGGGGCTTTGAACCAAGAACTGACAGTAATTCCTGATTTTGAAAATGGTAACAATCCATACTGGAAGGAAGAAGTGTTGACTCAGGGCCAAATATCTCCTGATACAGCAGCCTTTGTTACAGATCGATTGACTTTACCTGTGCCTAATCCTTGGAACCGTAATGTGAGAATGGTTGACATTAGTTTTCTTAGTGATTCCGAGGCCGCTATGGTAACATTTGAAGGTGATGTTTGGAAGGTGGCAGGGATCAATGAGTTACTGGATCGTCTTGTATGGACAAGGGTGGCATCAGGTCTGTATGAACCGCAAAGTATTGAAGTAGTCAATGGTGAGATTTATGTTTATGGGAAAGATGGAATCACCAAACTTCACGATTTAAATGAAGATGGCGTAGCAGATTATTACGAAAATTTTTCCAATGTGATGGCGCAGTCTATTGAAACCCGTGAATGGGCAAGTGACATGGTGGCCGATCCAAAAGGAGGGTTTTATGTGGCCAAGTTTGGAGCTTTAGATATGGGGCCTGAGGCTTCCTCACCCAAAGCCCTAATGGGATTTAGGTCAGCATCAAATGATGATGGTTCCATACATAAAATTTCCGCAGATGGTAAGAGCAAAGAGCAGTTTGCAACAGGATTTAGGGGGCCTTATTTGGGAATACACCCTGAAAAAGGATGGTTGACAGGTTCTGATCAGCAAGGTCATTATATGCCATCTACCCCGGTAATGCTGATAAGAAAAGGTGATTATTTTGGAGTTCCTGCTACTGCACACAGGGAGCCTATTCCTGAAACCACCCCTCCAATTACTTGGATTCCCCACAGTGAAGATCGGTCAGGAGTAGGGCAAATTTGGGTAACTTCTGACAAAATGGGTCCATTAAATAACCAAATGATTCACCTGTCTTACGGCCGACCAGGATTATTTGTGGTGAAAGTAGACAGTGGGTCCAATATTGTACAAGGGGGTGCTTCTGTTATTCCCGGTAATTATCCTGCCCCTTCTATGAAGGGAGATGTAAACCCCGGTGATGGGATGGTTTATTTTGCCGGCTTCTCTTTATGGGGACATAATTCAGAAGAGTTAAGTGCCTTACTTAGGCTAAGGTATACCGGGAAAGAAA of the Cyclobacterium marinum DSM 745 genome contains:
- a CDS encoding sugar phosphate isomerase/epimerase family protein, with protein sequence MTIKFYAPLWGNNLAFESFCKQVKEAGYQGVEMDLPQETKQKDLLLAILKDHDLELVGQYYQSFETDPKANLNSYEKYLRHLIAANPVLINCQTGKDYFALEENLPLFQVAERLSKDSGIPITHETHRGKCLYAAPVAKQYFESLPNLRICLNISHWCNVHESLLEDQKEIVDLAISRTDHIHSRVGHAEGPQVNDPRAPEWETALDAHLNWWGKVIELHRNSDRDLTICTEFGPYPYMPTFPYSEKPLANQWEINVYMMNLLKNRFHI
- a CDS encoding DUF6797 domain-containing protein; the protein is MKHTETVAAYFFQRPKIKGIFGTLSILLLLLISACGEAEKEDLITSVNFEEQSFAPFVEPAFPYITTSFDGRSLGEEFPKNNISGRVLAIKLGNDSYACFDTDMLRWSVAWTGEFMPMVTMAQVSYAEFHNKGNQIPTIGGDPKLATGTYPGWAIGQAAVKDPRNPSPHPDSPKWGAIPAEIGRYEGVYPVDDKVVLSYTVGETLVYELPGSRLYEGLSVFSRRFAMAPAEEKTFLIAAEITNISKVEQEGDQVMVYHGDKVTAMGLAKGSEKVNLSVKDNRYLIAEVAAHTSTVDFELILWNGEGTEKDKFAGALNQELTVIPDFENGNNPYWKEEVLTQGQISPDTAAFVTDRLTLPVPNPWNRNVRMVDISFLSDSEAAMVTFEGDVWKVAGINELLDRLVWTRVASGLYEPQSIEVVNGEIYVYGKDGITKLHDLNEDGVADYYENFSNVMAQSIETREWASDMVADPKGGFYVAKFGALDMGPEASSPKALMGFRSASNDDGSIHKISADGKSKEQFATGFRGPYLGIHPEKGWLTGSDQQGHYMPSTPVMLIRKGDYFGVPATAHREPIPETTPPITWIPHSEDRSGVGQIWVTSDKMGPLNNQMIHLSYGRPGLFVVKVDSGSNIVQGGASVIPGNYPAPSMKGDVNPGDGMVYFAGFSLWGHNSEELSALLRLRYTGKESLLPEDYKVRDGGILLRFGQELDEETATDLANYQVKRWNYMRTEKYGSGHYQLDGSVGEEHLPVLAAQLSEDKKAVFLVVPNIAVVMQMEVAFDLQTAKGASWSDKVWMTVNEVNQPMLKAAGFGDFNPSDLIENFDPALLATKEEGTADAIKGKEIFLKYGCIACHAIDDNVAGKIGPSVKGLYGAKREFKDGTTATADDAYIKESIVDPGAKIVKGREGEMPSFLGLLSDQDIESVILYFKTLK